Proteins from a single region of Primulina tabacum isolate GXHZ01 chromosome 5, ASM2559414v2, whole genome shotgun sequence:
- the LOC142547382 gene encoding uncharacterized protein LOC142547382 yields the protein MELPQETEDYIRESIDHSVGLPVPSNTVLDKLHAVEAANLCLRQKYLSLQSKMREKHEIIERARAEASMNAIALKKFVDENQKLAVECTNLLEQSNKWERECLLYEQDREALMDFANETDEKGKEAESRNQELVEQNKKLLEELQFFKLWAEAHTVDVPDNGLHMEQVLLDSLLTSMFGKDDLETTALCFLESNSAIEVCPKILKMWSSLKPATQKIVAMVAEIKNLENDKDHLKVNLNRAEEEVNVLFEVCNKLDEENQRLIRQCNREMHISSSGGKITSSTSGKGKRKSSPRTNSTLEMKLDYSDADSQRQPLSRLQSNSPESRIRKK from the exons ATGGAACTTCCGCAGGAAACAGAGGATTATATTCGAGAATCAATCGATCACAGCGTGGGCCTCCCGGTGCCCTCCAACACCGTGCTTGATAAGCTTCATGCAGTCGAAGCAGCCAACCTTTGTCTCCGCCAAAAATATCTGTCTCTGCAATCCAAAATGAGAGAGAAACACGAAATTATCGAACGGGCTAGG GCAGAGGCGAGTATGAATGCAATTGCTTTAAAGAAATTTGTGGATGAAAACCAAAAATTGGCTGTGGAATGCACCAATTTGTTGGAGCAGAGCAACAAATGGGAGAGGGAGTGCTTGCTTTACGAACAAGATCGTGAAGCATTAATGGATTTTGCAAATGAGACAGATGAGAAAGGCAAGGAAGCTGAATCTCGAAACCAAGAATTGGTGGAGcagaacaagaaattgttagaAGAGTTGCAATTTTTTAAGTTATGGGCTGAGGCACATACG GTTGATGTGCCTGACAACGGCCTGCATATGGAACAAGTGTTACTCGATTCACTGTTAACTTCTATGTTTGGCAAGGATGATTTAGAAACAACTGCACTTTGCTTTTTGGAGTCAAATAGTGCAATCGAAGTTTGCCCAAAAATACTGAAAATGTGGAGTAG CCTGAAGCCTGCGACGCAAAAGATTGTAGCAATGGTAGCAGAAATTAAGAACTTGGAAAATGATAAGGATCATTTAAAGGTTAACCTTAATAGAGCTGAAGAGGAG GTGAACGTTCTGTTTGAAGTATGCAACAAGCTAGATGAGGAAAACCAAAGGTTGATACGGCAATGTAACAGAGAAATGCATATTTCTTCCTCCGGTGGAAAGATCACAAGCAGTACTTCTGGAAAG GGGAAACGGAAGTCTAGCCCAAGAACAAACAGTACACTGGAGATGAAACTCGATTACAGTGACGCTGATTCACAAAGACAGCCACTTTCGCGTCTGCAATCTAACTCACCCGAATCTAGAATACGCAAGAAGTAG
- the LOC142547383 gene encoding 28 kDa ribonucleoprotein, chloroplastic, with amino-acid sequence MAAFALVYNYPIAPQFSHTTHQFPRLSKPCFISLKTNPYSSNLRFYFVHVQAQPQSQPLAVQNAVEEAEDEVSSTRLLVQNVPWTCSVDDIRPLFENYGSVVDIEFSMYNKTRNRGLAFVTMSSNEEAVAALNDLESKEFEGRVLKLNWANPKKKKPSSPPQPKPLPVHNLFVANLHFEARGKDLKEFFNANGGNAVSAEVVFQDKPRRSAGYGFVSFNTEAEALAALATFEGKEFMGRPIRVARSKRFLRQESKATIDSEAKQIEKLDAAVV; translated from the exons ATGGCGGCATTTGCTCTCGTATATAACTATCCCATCGCTCCACAATTCTCGCACACCACCCATCAGTTTCCTCGGCTCTCGAAACCATGTTTTATTTCGCTCAAAACGAACCCATATAGCTCAAATCTTCGGTTCTACTTTGTCCATGTACAGGCTCAACCTCAATCCCAGCCACTCGCCGTACAGAATGCCGTAGAAGAGGCAGAGGATGAAGTTTCTAGCACGAGGTTGCTTGTTCAGAATGTTCCCTGGACATGTTCTGTTGATGATATTCGACCCCTGTTCGAAAATTATGGCTCCGTTGTTGATATTGAG TTTTCAATGTATAACAAAACAAGAAACAGGGGTCTCGCCTTCGTAACAATGTCTTCGAATGAAGAAGCTGTTGCAGCTCTTAATGATCTCGAATCCAAG GAATTCGAGGGTAGAGTTTTGAAGCTTAACTGGGCCAATCCAAAGAAGAAGAAACCTTCATCTCCACCACAACCCAAACCTTTGCCAGTACACAATTTGTTTGTTGCAAATTTGCATTTTGAAGCGAGGGGGAAAGACCTGAAGGAATTCTTTAATGCTAATGGTGGGAATGCTGTTTCTGCTGAAGTGGTATTTCAAGATAAACCGAGACGGTCGGCGGGGTATGGCTTTGTTTCCTTCAACACCGAGGCCGAGGCCCTAGCAGCACTTGCCACATTTGAAGGGAAG GAGTTTATGGGAAGACCAATTCGCGTGGCTCGCAGTAAAAGATTTCTGAGACAGGAGAGCAAGGCAACTATTGACTCTGAGGCCAAGCAAATAGAGAAACTTGATGCAGCGGTGGTTTAA
- the LOC142547384 gene encoding bZIP transcription factor 60 translates to MIETGVTDKEAIDEGSLLDNVPDELGFDLFDDAAAAADGMDSYFSIDDIERYLMNDESNSDKSVEEQRDSLTDEFFSDLLLDSPDGPWLGSDLSKDSSASPDSVVVEAQEEEEDSSHQINDCKGGDAGETDDPVDKKRKRRIRNRDAAVRSRERKKMYLRDLELKSKYYEAECKRLGILLQCSLAENQALRLSLHNSKAFDASMNKQESAVLLLESLLLGSLLGFMGIIYLLILGSQFLTNLEVALREDVGGEQWESEATRKVEMEARKIHPFDLFMMGKRCKASRSRMRLRIIESSSGLLSKTPRIPVFSLYS, encoded by the exons ATGATCGAGACTGGAGTTACAGATAAAGAGGCGATTGATGAGGGAAGTTTGTTAGATAACGTCCCAGATGAGCTGGGTTTCGATTTGTTTGATGATGCGGCAGCCGCCGCAGATGGTATGGATTCTTATTTTTCGATCGACGACATCGAGCGATACCTTATGAATGACGAGTCCAATTCCGATAAATCCGTGGAAGAACAACGCGATTCTTTGACCGATGAGTTTTTCTCGGACTTGCTTTTGGATTCGCCTGATGGGCCCTGGTTAGGTTCGGATCTCTCTAAGGATTCGTCCGCCAGCCCTGACTCGGTGGTGGTTGAGGCgcaagaagaagaggaagatAGCTCTCATCAGATCAATGATTGTAAAGGTGGTGATGCCGGAGAAACTGATGATCCCGTCGATAAAAAACGCAAAAG GCGAATCAGGAACAGGGATGCGGCGGTGAGATCACGGGAAAGAAAGAAGATGTACCTGAGGGATCTTGAATTGAAGAGTAAGTACTATGAAGCAGAATGCAAGAGGCTTGGGATtttgctccaatgctctcttgcCGAGAATCAAGCATTACGGCTTTCTTTGCACAATAGTAAGGCATTTGATGCTTCCATGAACAAGCAGGAGTCTGCTGTGCTCTTGTTGG AATCCCTGCTGTTGGGTTCCCTGCTTGGGTTCATGGGCATCATATACCTTCTAATTCTGGGGAGTCAGTTCCTGACAAATCTGGAAGTGGCTCTTCGCGAAGACGTGGGCGGCGAACAGTGGGAAAGCGAGGCAACAAGAAAAGTGGAGATGGAGGCTCGTAAAATCCATCCCTTTGATTTATTTATGATGGGCAAAAGATGCAAAGCTTCAAGATCAAGGATGCGGTTAAGGATCATAGAATCCAGCAGTGGCCTTCTATCCAAGACTCCTAGAATTCCTGTATTTTCATTATATAGTTAG